One genomic window of Solanum stenotomum isolate F172 chromosome 9, ASM1918654v1, whole genome shotgun sequence includes the following:
- the LOC125877507 gene encoding uncharacterized protein LOC125877507, which produces MRETCERFKIAHRNPTVYRPQMNGEVDAANKNIDKILRKILDSHRQWHEKLQYALLGYHTTIRKSTGETPYMLVYGLEVGLDDAEWICSRHEQLMFINEKRMDVVFHGQLYQNRLIKAFNKKVKPRQFTPGQLVLKKIFPQQREAKGKFAPNWQGSYMVRRVLSGGALILEEMDDRVSTKLINSDAIKKYYI; this is translated from the exons ATGAGGGAAACTTGTGAAAGGTTCAAGATTGCTCATCGAAATCCCACAGTTTACCGGCCACAGATGAATGGAGAAGTTGATGCTGCAAATAAGAATATTGACaagattttaaggaaaatacTGGATAGTCACAGGCAATGGCATGAGAAGCTACAATATGCTTTACTCGGTTATCACACCACAATCAGAAAATCAACTGGGGAAACTCCTTATATGTTGGTTTATGGTTTGGAG GTTGGTCTGGACGATGCAGAATGGATATGTAGTAGGCATGAACAATTGATGTTCATCAATGAAAAGAGGATGGACGTGGTTTTTCATGGACAACTCTATCAGAACAGATTGATCAAAGCATTCAACAAGAAAGTCAAACCTCGACAGTTCACACCGGGCCAGTTAGTATTGAAGAAGATCTTTCCTCAACAAAGAGAAGCCAAAGGAAAATtcgcaccaaattggcaaggatcCTACATGGTTCGTAGAGTACTCTCCGGAGGAGCATTAATCTTAGAAGAAATGGACGACAGAGTGAGCACAAAGCTAATTAATTCAGACGCCATCAAGAAGTACTACATCTGA